A stretch of DNA from Anas acuta unplaced genomic scaffold, bAnaAcu1.1 SCAFFOLD_239, whole genome shotgun sequence:
tCATGATGTTTAAGTACATGCATAACTTTCTAAATTAAACTTGTTTACCttaaaaaaccaaaccacataTAATGTTAAAACGTAAGAGCTTGGTGGTGCTAAGGAAGTGGATTGGACTTTGTCCTTCTGTGGAACCCATGTAAATAGTCTCCACATTTGCATTGGGTTTAAGGGGAAAGAATTCTCTTTCTGCAAAAATTATAATGCTGTCATACTTCTCTGTTGTTCTACCCCAATGTACATCTAATTGTTAGACTGATGAATTTGTCCCCAGTATTGATGACAAAGCACACTATAGATGCTGTCTAGGCTACTGGAAAAGTATTTGTTCCGAAGTCAAATGACTTCCAGGTGAGGTCAATGCTGAGCATGCTCTTTCTGCCTCCTTCTTCACAGTGCTCATAGTAGATCACTTGAGTATGTTAGTAAGATTCTCTTATAAACCACTAGTACGTCTCTGGAATTTTGAATTTACGGTGACTTTACGCTCTTCTTTCTCGCTCCTCTAGGCGGTTTCATCTGTTACCAGAGCTCTGGAACTCTTTGTGAAACCTGAAGAGCTGGGTGGAGAGAATTGCTATAAATGTAGCGAGTAAGATTTTGACGAATTAGGTCTTAATCCTAGATGTCAGTTTTATATGTTGCATGACTCTGTTGGACTACCTCTAAACTTTGGATCTACTTACGAGTTTTGTGGAAGTTTATAAAACacttggatttttgtttctttggaggGGGGAAGTCTTGTTCAGAGGCATTCCCTATGGGTTTGCAATTCTCTGGCTCGTATTTTGCCATCAGAATTCAAAAAGAGatacttttgttctttctatttATTAGCTCTCGACAGTACTTTTCTTGATGTAAACTGCCCAGTTTCCGTTGTTCTCTGGGCTAGTGGCTAATTTTCACTGCTTACACTGTAGGTCCTACCTTGGAGCGGGCAATGTATCAAACTGAACTATTGTGTTTCAAAGGATGGCAGACAGTTTCAGTGTCTTTCCAGACAAGCTCAGTACATGAAGACTTCCTACTGTTAAATGTCTCCCTCCTGTAGAATGACCATGtgcttctgttgtatttttgatGTTGATAGACGACCTATGTTGGAGATTATTTGCAATTTCTAGTCCTGGGGACCAAGGCTCTCTCGTTCCActttcattatttgtatttctcttgAAAGCTGAAAGAATGTATCCAGGATTGGAGTTCAAATAGCCACTTTTGTAGACCAAGAAATGGTACCTTGCCATCCAACCTGGTAATACCCTTTCGTGAGAGATTCCTGTTCCTGCTATGCCCGGGGTTTTGGGAGAATTTACCTTCTTCACTGTATTAACAAACCTGACACGCAGTGCATGGgtttatgaagagaaaaaagaccaACCTATTATGCAAGTAAATGTCATTCAAATAGCACAGGCATGCGTGAGACATTAAAATGAGTTTGTTTTGGGGGCGAAAAAAGAAGATGCCTTCAAACACTtatctctgcttgtttttaaggTGTAAAAAGATGGTTCCTGCATCCAAGAGATTTACCATACACCGTTCTTCCAAGGTTCTCACAATATCACTGAAAAGATTTGCAGATTTCACAGGTGGAAAGATCAACAAGGTATATTTACCACTGTAATACAACTATATCATCGTGTAATGGGACATCCCCCAAAGCTGAaagttgtttatattttcagacAATAATTGTAGACTAACGACTATGGCTTATTCTTTCTCTTACTATCAATAAAGTTCCCGCTTGACAAGAAGCATATGCTTTCCTCTGAGAAGGCTGATTCATCAGGGAACAGTTCTCTGCAACTTCTAGTCTTAAACATTGTTTATGGGAAGACTTATTTGTAGTGAATCAAGAAATATCTTCTAGAAATATATTCTAGAAATAAATTCTAGTCTGTgttttttggaagtgtttttctctGGCTAGTCCACGAAGTACTCTGGGATAATTTTTCTATCTTCTTGGTCTCTCTTTAGGAGGTGAAATATCCGGAGTATTTGGACCTGAGAGCCTACATGTCACAGTCAATGGGAGAACCACTGCTCTATGCCTTATACGCGGTGCTGGTACATCACGGTGTCAGCTGTCACTCAGGACACTATATATGCTATGTAAAGGTAGAAGTCAACAGCATTTCTAACAGGGTAAAGGTTGTGCTGGCAAACCAGTGAAAGCGTGACTAGCAGCTACTGTTTCTAGGGAAAAagatttcattatatttttatttgacacGTGTGTATTTTGTTCCTATCCGTGATTTCATTTGGAACACGTGCAATTCACCTAAAGAAATGGTTGTCTTTATTTGCAGGCTGGTAATGGACTTTGGTATCAGATGAATGATGCTAAAGTAGTCCGTACTGACATTAAGAGAGTTCTTGGTCAGCAAGCTTACATACTTTTTTATATCAGGTAATAACAAATCTTAACATGTGTTCAGAAGAGATTTACTTTCCTgttattgatatttttctgttttgcaagtgtttttcttGCTATCCCagggaaagattattatttgtCTAATTCAGTTCTGTCTAACCTGAAATTCTCTGTGTCATTTATTATCTTTTGTTGCTTGGCCTGAAACTGCAGCACTTGTGTAAATTGCTATCTATGTGTTACCTGTAGCTGGCTAATttagagaaggagagaaatgaaGGTCATCTGTCGTGTAAGAATGAATTATTGTTCTGAAAGTGATAGTCTTAGTAGCAAGACTGTTCTCTCCTTTTCAGTTTGTAGTCTTGGCGAAGCCTTCTGTAGAGAAGGCTTCCATATCGTATGAACTGTTCCTCTAAAATTATAGGATGGGATTTAATCCAAGAGtaggctgaaagaaaaactaaactaCGATCACTGCTCTTTTCTGAAGGCGCTATGATTTGACACTTGGAGAACGTGCGTTTTACTTGCCAGCACCATCTTATCCCTGTTCATTCCCTCCTGGTCAGCAGGGGGCTAATAGTAAGCAGGCTGGATTTATGGGACCACGACTTCTTCCTCATATGATTAAGGTAATTCAGGGAAGTGGGAGGGCAGGTAACGGCACCAAACTGCtagtgggtttggggtttggtgtggggttttttgtttggttttcagcatcttagttttgttttccttcccatgcTGCAGCTTTCTTCACAGCCTTCATGCTACAGCCAGAGTCATTCAAACAGTGGTTACTGCTAAATTGTGCAGCCATGCGACTCCATTACTTTATACCTCCAAGACAGCTTTCTAAAGCACAGAGAGCTACGCTCTTTGACAATTTAAGCAGAGTGTACTAATCCTCGAATCATTTAAAAGAGGACTTGTTTTTCCTATCGTCGTCACTTTAGCTAAGACAGGGAAAACTAAGTGTCTTATTCCTGAGCACCAGAACAATTACTTCAGGCTTTTCAGGGTATgtttaaaggggaaaataaatatatttgggaATAGCAGCAGGTAATGTTAAGTTGTTTGGCTGGTTTTCAAAGATGATGTTAATTTGATTCCAATCGGCTGTAAACCAAAAGCAGGAATTGAATACGCTTATTGGACTTGCATTTATCTTTAAAGggcagtgtgtttttctttgtaggtGTTAAGACCATTTGTAGAAATACTCAGTAGGAGagttttgtgtttcaaaatgttaaatgcaGTGTTTGCGTTAATCCATCttgccatttcttctttttaaatacagaattcaAGCCGTTTAAATGGAAATGGATCCATAAAAGAGGATGCAAAGACCACTGGTGTCACCCTAAAAAGGCCATCTTCAGCACCACCGATGGCCTGTGTTCAAAACCAGACAATTACCAGGCCTTCAATTACTGATCtgtcaagaaaacagaagatcaCCACCAGTATTCACAATAAATTGCCTGCTCGTCGGACTGTGTCACAGCCTGACTGTCTTAGCAGTGCTGCGGAGGATGAAGATCTCTACCAGGCTGTTCCTTCATCCACAATTACAAATTCGGTAatgcaaatgaagcaaatgcaaacaagcaaaaaagttTCTGATGAGATTTTTGTGGAGCCAACAGTGAATGAAAATCCTAAACTCAGCTCTGATAACACAGTCCCTTACGGTGCAGAATCTTCAGGAAAATCTGAGGAGGAGTCAAAGGGcttatttaaaaggaattgcAATGCAATGTCCTCTAATGGAATTTTGGTTGGAAAGGTAGTCCGTACATTGCAGCATTCCGGTTCTTCCTGTCAGAATGCTGACGAAGGAAGATCCCAGCATGAGCTGCCAAAAACCGATTCACTAAATGGTGCTATTAGGTTAGGTAATGAATCGAAAGAAAACGCACTGAAACTTGATGATTCCACTTGCCGAGTTGAACCTGTTAAACCTTCTGAGATgttcttttctaaaacaaatggaTTGCTTGAAACATAGATTTGCTCCATCGAGAATTTCTCACCTATGATGTATTCGGGAGTGTTTATTGTGTTCCTAATTCAGGtgaaatactgagaaaacacagcacaaatgtGATTGTAAGACTTTGTGGTATTATCCCATTAGAATTTGCAGACCTGAGCTTACATTAGAACTTGTCAACTTAAGCTCAGCTGAGATAAAAATTCCTAAGTTTCATAAAGTAGATTTGGGGAGGTGAGTTGGGGTTATCTTTGAAGTGTAGATAATGCATACAACTCAAAACGGTCTTGCTTACCATTTAATGGAGAAATTCTGACAAGACTAGTCCTCAGTACTACTACAAATAGTATTGTTTTGTCTGCTGACTTGTGCGTTTTGATTGCAGATGCCTGGAGCTATGCCTTCAGTCAATCGAGAAGTCATCACGGAGTCCCTCACAGCCAGCCAGCTGAACAGCTTGTCAGAGGAAACGAGGTAAAATGAGCACAGTCTGATTAAGACAAGACCTTATGGAAGTTCGTTACGGTTTTATCTGTCTACTAATAGTATTTAATGGAAGGATTTAAATTAGTACAATTCCATGCTGTATGTCCAGCGTTACGAACAGAACTAATGATCAGCACTGAGCATATCACTCTGATGCAGGTTGGTGCCTCAAGGAGAACTTGTGTTCCTTCATagaatgtttttccatttttctccactGTCTGGAGAAACACTGGCTGTTTCCCGCTCGCCCCTATGCCTTTTTTCTCAGAGCAGCAGGTGGAAGGAGACggatgcatttgcttttttagtgcaatggcttcagaagcaagagggGAGAAAGCACTTTCTCAGGGAGCTGAAGAAGGTGTCCTAATCacaggagaggtttctaaatggcatatctCTGCGAGTGTTCCTGTAGtctggaggtttttgtttgtttgtttgcctttggaaggttttactcTTAATCTTCacgtccttcagcagaagtgagaaatgtgattttattttgtgcagtgtcaCGGACCCTGCGAAATCTACTGGGAAGGATGAATACCTCACACAGTACCAATGTGATGACggtggagacaaggagaaaccaagaagatcaaaagaacgtgacctcatttctaatgaaaatgttttgtacgGCAAAGAGACTTCTGAGCCTGGTGAGAAATTGCGGCAAACTTCCTCTCTCAAGTGTGACACTGAATGTAGCTCTGATaagctttcctcctcagctattgcagagagatgccaaggtagaaaggacaagactaaaaacactgagaaagagcattaccaaagcaagagggaacatgctcctagtgaagagaaggagagtcaaaaagcaggtcCTTCCAGCAAGAGGAGGTGTTCTCAGAGCGTGGAAGTTGTTGAGCAAAAGCGTCACaagcaggagcactgggagggaagcaggtgCAGATCTTTCCCTGGTGAAAGAAACAGCCCTgagaatggcagaagagcagTCAAATATTCAAAGTACAGATCTGGCAGCGGAGGAAGATCAGAACAAGGTAGCAATAGATATTACCGatccaaaggggaaagaagttgGAGCAGAGAAAGATACTATCGAGATGAAGCACGGAGGTGGGAAAGATGTAGCTATTACAATGATTACTATTCACCTCATGCGACAGGAGACAGTAGAGAGAGAAAGTTCTCTCACGGCGATGCAGCCTTTGACAAATGGACTGCAACTTACTACGGCAGGTCACATAAGCATTATCATTACAAAAGTGGATGGCCTCACGGTTCCCTCTTGAGAGATGAAGATGGACGTCGCTTTAGCACACCCGGAGCAGACTTGCATCGTTGCTCGGTATCTCAGCAACATTCTGGAAGACATTCTCGTGAAAGACATGCGCTTCCACCTGTGTCAGCTCATTTGGAGAACTGTcgccagaaaaatgaaacagaaggaaacagaaaaagaaaatctacccGTGCAGAAGGTAgtgaaagtgaaatagaaaggaaagacagaaagatagaaaaggagCTTTTAGGTGGTGAAAAAAATGCGAAAATATCACAAGtactagaagaaaaagaagtctaagGATAAACATGGAGAGAGTCTAAGGATAAACATGGAGAGAAGGATTCCAAGTAAGCAAGGATTCCAGCATACTCCGCATTTTTTATCCTAATTCTTTTCTGGGTGCTTCTCAtgtattccttcttttttttttttttttctccttttttttttcttctctttttttcttcttctttttttttttttttttttttttttttttctggtagtttcTAAGTTACTTAGATAGCATCAGCTGGCTGGGGATCATGTTGTTAGGTTGATCAGTGAAGATAGGAAAGCTATTGCTGAATTGTGTCAGAGCACTAGCTTTGGACCACATAGTTGGAAACACATCCGTACACCATTCTGGATTaggttaaaagtttttttctgcttgcacgTATTCCAGAGCTAGCCATTGTTAATGATCTGTGTACAAACCAGGACCTATGGTCCTCCAATCTGAGGGCTTAAGTTTGCTACATCTAAAGTAAGTTGCGTGTGCACAAAGCACCACAAAATAGCTGACATGCTGCAAATCATCACctgtggtaaaataaataaagtttcataTAGGCAACAAGtgccacatctttttttctcttttaaacttgcatgtttctttcagacttcacgatttgtgtttctgtgtgctCCACTTTGACAATGCCAATCGCAAGcgtaaaacaagaagaaaaaggagaagaaaaagaagaaaaaagagaaacagcaggaaagTGAAAGGCTCCTTGGAACACTTAGATCCTCGTTTCCAGAAGATAACgcgggagaagaaggaagaatccCATCCTCCAGATGGCTCTTCATGTGAGCAATGCAGAAGTGAGAGCAGTAAACAACCTTACAAGGAAGGGAAGCCTTCCAGTGCAGGcgaaagcaagaaatacagctCCGTCTCATCCAACGAGTGTATTAAAGGTAAGCGGCCGCAGTGTGTTTGAGGaattccttttctattaatgtaGAGATTATTTCCAACAGTCTTGAAGTGCTTGGTGAGTTAACAGTCTgctggatattaaaaaaaaaagcggaTGGACTTTTTCTTTCCGTTTTTAAATGACCACTAGGAAAGAATGCCTGAAATAAAGAGGTGAAAggcaaatagttttcatttggtGTGATGATTAAGTGGCAAACAAGAGGAAGAGTTGCAAGAtcccttcttaaattcagtccagCCAAGTAGGAAAAGTAAACGTGGACAGCTGTATCTTGGCAAAGAAGATAGTAGGGAGCAAGGAGGTTTAGCAGTCAAGATGGAAGGTGATGCCATGAGGCTTACAGGCTAGTAATGTTCTAGTGAAACCCAGCCTTCCTAAAGAAACCTGCCTGACTACTTCACGTGAATAACAGACtctgttcagctatttcctaacatagaaagggtgctgactgcttcttcagagtaacaTAAGTTAGTGATACTACTGAAATAGTTGTGGTTCAGACGTAGATCTGATTTCTCCTAAGCACGCTcaattcacagctgttgatcctccagcggaggctttgcaattgaacacctggagaataggtaaatttcccgctgttgttctcctctcctcttgttttgttttgttttgttttccttactaGGAAAATAATAGGcttaagactctgaagaaacaggctgctttttttcatttccaacactggctgttcctcctgagccccgccttctatttttgcagtcacaGGATACGTGAATGTAAATTCTTGggagagaggtagaaaactctgtttcaacTGGTGTTTTTTTCGGCTATGTGGGGAGACCAAATAGGGTGGTTTTGAATCTTCTGGCTcttattcagagcagcagcatgtggagggagacagatgtgtgtgcttttttagtgcaatggcttcagaagcaagaggggaaaaaacactttctctgggagctggagaaggtgtccttatcgcaggagaggtttctaaatggcatatctttgcgagtgttcctgtagtctggaggtttttgtttgtttgtttgcctttggaaggttttactcTTAATCTTCacgtccttcagcagaagtgagaaatgtgattttattttgtgcagtgtcgcGGACCCTCCGAAATCTACTGGGAAGGATGAATACCTCGCACAGTACCAATGTGATGACggtggagacaaggagaaaccaagaagatcaaaagaacgtgacctcatttctaatgaaaatgttttgtacggcaaagagacttctgagcctggtgagaaattgcggcaaacttcctctctcaagtgtggcactgaatgtagctctaaaaagctttcctcctcagctatTGCAGAGAGAGTCCAAGGTAGAAAGGACAAgactaaaaacactgagaaagagcattaccaaagcaagagggaacatCACGGAACATTTTCCgtgattttcttcctgagcagaagtgtgcagtactccttttccattAATGTAGAGATTATTTCAAACAGTCTTGAAGTGCTTGATGACTTACCAGTCTGCAGATGTATtatcaaaccaaaaaaaaaccccgacttggtagactatttttttcccacttttgaATGACTACTAGGAAGAAGGTTGTTCCGGCATCAAGAAAGTCATGTGGAATGTAACAAAATTTACTGAAccagtaaataaaaactatatttttctattagttCCATTGTTTCAACTCTTCTGACGCTTATGGATGGCACAGATAACAGAGAGGAGATCGTGGTAATCGGAGCTACCAACAGACTGGATTCTATAGATCCTGCTTTACGAAGACCAGGACGCTTTGGCAGAGAGTTCCTCTTCAACTTGCCAAATAAAGAGGTGAGAACTTGAATTCAACGTTAGTTCTACCATGGCAAAGTCCaactttataggaaaaaaaaataattgacaaCTTGAAAAAAGAGTGATATGTGGAGACACTGCGTTGTTCCATGGAGGGCAAATCTGGTACTGGATATATATGGTCAGGATGATACCACCAAGTAGTTAGTTCTATAATCAAACCTTTTGTTCCCAAAGTTGTACCTGTTTGCTTAATTATTTAGTCCACTTGGGCGTTTTCATcatgaagttgtgtttttggtcTCAATCCTTCACTTCTGAATGAATAGGGGACGTGTTTGCATTTGATTGTGCCCCGGATCAGTGGTAGTAGTTTGagtcataattattttcttctttatagtaATTGTAGCAATTTGAAGCATTGTGCCAGAAGTGCTTTCTGTGCATTTActgactgaaaagcaaatgtgatgAAGTAATGAGACTGTCACAATGAAAGCTTGCTAAGTTTTAGAGAAGTTTTTTGgacaacaaagaaatgtttctggataaatttttcattacagtattttcctcTGGGTCATTAGGTCTCGTAGTTTGGAAACTTGTTATTGAAGctataaatgccttttctttcattgtaggTTCCTAGAAAAAGTTCAGTataacaaataagaaatattcaatttcctggttgaaaatgcagagtgtatattaaataactgtaaaatacttgaaagttgAGCAAGTAAGAAAAGTGTATTAATAGATGAGGGGTTTTCAGGGAggagtgtttgtttgtttgtttgtttgtttgttttctttttggtttgtttgtttcttgttggtatttttaaggaaaacttggGACAAGCTAAAATGCAATGATTTTGCTTCCAGgctagaaaagaaattttcaagattCATACTCGTGACTGGACCCCTAAGCCACTGGACATGTTGCTTGATGAACTAGCTGAGAAATGCATTGGTAAGACTGAAACCAAAATGGATTCTTGCTTGTGAGCAAGTTGTAAAGAACCTTAGCTTGTACCAGGCAGTACCCAAGCTCTTGTGCCTTGCTGCACAACTAGTCAACAAGGCAGCTGGCACGCCTTCATAGCAATCAGAGTTAGATGCTTTCATCTATTTACTCTTTGTTGTCgttctttttgttgtctgaAAACGTTAAATGGTTCTGGGGCATCTTCCTCAAGAGTATAGTTTTTGATGAGGagtctgcttcagctgcatAAGCGCAGGGTATCAGGCAGTGAGCAACATGAAACTTCCCTGCAGAGCGGTAGCACTTTGAATTCCCTGTTAacctgtttggttttggcatTACAAATTGTTTAAATGTTGCATGTTGTAAACCTGGGCCTTGACTGATGTAacgtttgatttttgtttgttaggatACTGTGGTGCAGATATCAAATCTTTATGTACTGAAGCTGCGCTGTGCTCTCTACGTCGATGCTATCCTCAGATTTATGCAAGTAGGGAGAAGTTGCTACTAGACGttaattctattaaaataaaagcaaaggactTTTTCATGGCTCTGAAGAAGGTTGTTCCGGCATCAAACAGGATCGTGGCTTCACCCGGACAAGCACTATCACCCATTTTCAAGccactttttaaaagatcaggAGCGAATATTTTACAAGTTGTGCAGAAGATCTTCCCGCATGCACAGCTTGCACTAAAGGAGGACCGACAGCAAGGTATAACCACAGCATCCACTTCTTTATAATTCTGCTAAAGCAAAAACTTGTGGTTTGTGCAATCAACTTAAACCTTTCAGACATAATGATggtagaattttattatttgcatgtgCATGTCTTTCTTTTGGGCATGTCTGGAAGATAACGCATAGGTTTTATTCTGGATTCGAAACTGAAATGCCAAATGGAAGCCCTGAATGACTCAATACACAGTAAAGGACGATGCGTTCTCTACTGAAGCATCCTGCTTCTGACAGCAGCTAAGATAATTAGCATTTGTAGAGGTTGACTTGAGGTTTGAAGTATAAGGcacctatttttctttaaaaaatcaaaactcagaTATTTGGAGGGGAAGCATTTCTAGGTCAATGTTTctaattcctttctgaagaatgtCGGGACCAGGATACAAGTATAACTGGTCTAAGCTAAATACTGTTTTAGCTATCATCATTTTTAACCAGTCTcctaatttaaatgtttgtggaTCGTACTATACATGTGCACGTGAGATCAATTAGCGCTGATATTTACTAGATGAATGGAATTCTGTGGCCATCACATCCTTAATCCCCGTGCTTTCATTGTGGGAACCTCCTCCAGAAAGAAAtggtcttgttttttgtttgtttgtttgtttgtttgtttgtgtttttttttttagctatttagCAACTGCGGAAATTGTTTGTAATCTCCTTTATTctaagggggagaaaaaaatcaccaagagTAGCGTACCTTATACGTACACATCAGTGGGACTTAGTACAGCTTTGTAGGGCCTTGTGCCATCTCCTTAGATCTGTGGTGGGATGAACTCTAGGAAATAGCTTTCAGTGTGTGCtctcaaatgaagaaagggTTTTGGCACTGATTTAGAAGCTGTATTCATGTAAGAGAACGAGACAAAGGCTATTCAGGAAAGTTAACAAacctcttttgtctttcagaccaTTTAAATCCTATTTTACAAGATGATACGTTCGACAGTGATGACGATGCATCCTTGGTTTCTGGAGATGAATTAAAAGATGGAATGCCTGACGGACCAGAGAAAAAACGCCTCTGTTTCAGCAGGTAAAGAAAGATAGATCCCTGTTATGTTTAAATTCTCAGGACTGCTGAGTCTTTGTAAACAGTTCCAGCTGTTAAAAGTGTGAGGGGTGGTAGACGAAGGGGTAGCATCAAGTTTGTGTGTTGAAGGGGTGCTTGGTATTCACAAGGAGAAAGGGTGAAGGGACTAAAGTGGTAATGAAGTTGCTCTGAATGACCAAATTGAAAAGCCCAGGCTTGTCTTCCTAAGCCAAAGTGATCCGTAGACTACCAGAACACGTTGACTTAATCCATGGCATTCTTTGAAAGACTCAAGACCACATAAATGTCCTGTCTGTCCTTTTAGCTAAAAATACCCCAACTTTATGGGTTTGTGTTGCCaccttttgcccttctgttttccaggattcttAAACCAATGGTGAATTatgtagcagaaagaaaactgagaaatggcttgttaaaacaccttgagaaaaatctgaatggtGTCTTTATTTGTTAAGCCACCAAGTTGTGTTAATCTTGTGGTATTTTAGTATGGAAGTCATGCAAGCCCACTGTTGGAAAGTTAGATCATGTTGTCACAGCTGgatcagttatttttctcagtttctattGCTGTGCTGTCCAGAAGATTTTCTGTCCTCTAGAGCAAGGCTAAGTCTCTAGAATCTTTGATTTAAGCCAGCAAAGGTACAGCCTGATTGAAGTGGGGAAACAAATGCTCctcacaaatttatttcctactAGTAATGCAAGATTGCAGGGATATTAATTTGCAGTCTTGGTTCAGTACAGAATAGGCAACacaagggaagaagatgaaacaaTTGGAATGACTGAATAACTTAACTGGAAatcttacatgtatttaatgtaCCGCTGCCATTTGGATTAGTTGGATTATTCCACCTCGCACTCCGCCACCTCCTCGTCTGCCAcatcctcctccgccacctcctcctcctcctcctcctccgcctccacctcctcctccgccaccacctcctcctccgccacctcctcctcctccgccacctcctcctcctccgccacctcctcctccgccacctcctcctcctccgcaacctcctcctccgccgcctcctcctcctccgccacctcctcctccacctcctcctccgccgcctccacctcctcctccaccgcctcctccgccaccatctccacctcctccatcacctcctcctcctccgccacctcctccttctccgccacctcctcctccgccgcctcctcctcctcctccaccgcctcctccgccaccatctccacctcctccgccacctcctcctcctcctccaccgtctcctcctcctctgccacctcctcctcggcctccacctccttctccgccaccacctcctcctctgccacctcctcctcctcctccaccgcctcctcctcctccgcctactcctcctccgccacctcctcctcctctgccacctcctcctccgcc
This window harbors:
- the LOC137848873 gene encoding ubiquitin carboxyl-terminal hydrolase 17-like protein 6 translates to MTVVKKPKSSKSKKPSSRRSGKSKKPSTKILMSRTANWGQIPPAEDSSQVSVAQGRGGAIYCRSSEKSKAFAPRDLIVNDGIAPPQSILFPPEKICMDWRETQSVGVGLYNLGNTCFLNATLQCLTYTPPLANYMLSLEHGQSCREQDFCMMCTMETHINQALRCTVDAIEPTHVISNLSRIGQHFRFGSQEDAHEFLRYTVDAMQEACLNGSTELDRSSQATTIIHQIFGGFLRSRVKCLNCKAVSDTYEAFLDITLDIKAVSSVTRALELFVKPEELGGENCYKCSECKKMVPASKRFTIHRSSKVLTISLKRFADFTGGKINKEVKYPEYLDLRAYMSQSMGEPLLYALYAVLVHHGVSCHSGHYICYVKAGNGLWYQMNDAKVVRTDIKRVLGQQAYILFYIRRYDLTLGERAFYLPAPSYPCSFPPGQQGANSKQAGFMGPRLLPHMIKNSSRLNGNGSIKEDAKTTGVTLKRPSSAPPMACVQNQTITRPSITDLSRKQKITTSIHNKLPARRTVSQPDCLSSAAEDEDLYQAVPSSTITNSMPGAMPSVNREVITESLTASQLNSLSEETSVADPPKSTGKDEYLAQYQCDDGGDKEKPRRSKERDLISNENVLYGKETSEPGEKLRQTSSLKCGTECSSKKLSSSAIAERVQEVCSTPFPLM
- the LOC137848871 gene encoding ubiquitin carboxyl-terminal hydrolase 42-like, giving the protein MISTEHITLMQVLLLIFTSFSRSEKCDFILCSVTDPAKSTGKDEYLTQYQCDDGGDKEKPRRSKERDLISNENVLYGKETSEPAIAERCQGRKDKTKNTEKEHYQSKREHAPSEEKESQKAGPSSKRRCSQSVEVVEQKRHKQEHWEGSRCRSFPGERNSPENGRRAVKYSKYRSGSGGRSEQGSNRYYRSKGERSWSRERYYRDEARRWERCSYYNDYYSPHATGDSRERKFSHGDAAFDKWTATYYGRSHKHYHYKSGWPHGSLLRDEDGRRFSTPGADLHRCSVSQQHSGRHSRERHALPPVSAHLENCRQKNETEGNRKRKSTRAEGSESEIERKDRKIEKELLGGEKNAKISQVLEEKEV